The following are from one region of the Streptomyces rubrogriseus genome:
- a CDS encoding glycoside hydrolase 5 family protein: MRRHSAQLTHQPDVLPWLGANFWSRTGGPLMWRNYDPAVVREELRVLADHGLNTTRSFFYWPDFHPEPDRVDDELCARFEDFLDAHVETGMGSIPTFIVGHMSGENWDPVWRGNRDLYEDVWMVGRQAWFVSRMARRFKDHPAVTGWLITNEMPGYGRIYQVDPPATDVVTAWAQAMCNAVRATGATQPVSLGDGAWGIEVTGRDNGFSLRETAEYVDFVGPHVYRSDTDRPRQHYRAAFECELASVTGQPVVLEEFGLSTDTVSAANAGIFYRQTLHNSLLGGATGWLAWNNTDYDGLWDQSPYDHHPFEMHFGITDSTGAPKEPLRELAAFAGVLKAVDFPRCSRSDADAALVVPAFLERGYPYSRPADRPLIFTSLHQGYVTARAADLPVALTREADGMPGEASLYLLPATRQLTTRTRRELARRAAEGATVYLSFCSGEHPVTRGPWFDDLDGLFGVELQLSYGVAEPIEDDVLELTFTEDFGDLRAGEVLRFPVAGNEDSRAYLPVVPRAGRVVAVNAHGRPALVVHETGVGRTVLSTYPLEHMAARTARVNPDVTQRLYGALAQLAGVRRPVTVADPHVSADVLVHADGRRFVWLVSQSPDPLVVRPAAEGKLHGLADGAPVEDVALDAYGVAVLELR; this comes from the coding sequence ATGCGACGCCACAGCGCCCAGCTCACCCACCAGCCCGACGTCCTGCCCTGGCTCGGCGCCAACTTCTGGTCCCGCACCGGCGGCCCGCTGATGTGGCGGAACTACGACCCCGCCGTCGTTCGCGAGGAACTGCGGGTGCTCGCCGACCACGGCCTGAACACGACCCGTTCCTTCTTCTACTGGCCGGACTTCCACCCGGAGCCCGACCGCGTCGACGACGAACTGTGCGCGCGGTTCGAGGACTTCCTCGACGCACACGTGGAGACGGGCATGGGGTCCATACCGACGTTCATCGTCGGCCACATGTCCGGCGAGAACTGGGACCCCGTCTGGCGCGGCAACCGCGACCTGTACGAGGACGTGTGGATGGTGGGCCGGCAGGCGTGGTTCGTCTCCCGCATGGCGCGGCGCTTCAAGGACCACCCGGCGGTCACGGGCTGGCTGATCACCAACGAGATGCCCGGGTACGGGCGGATCTACCAGGTCGACCCGCCCGCCACCGACGTGGTGACCGCGTGGGCCCAGGCCATGTGCAACGCGGTCCGGGCGACCGGCGCGACACAGCCGGTGTCGCTGGGCGACGGGGCGTGGGGCATCGAGGTGACCGGCCGCGACAACGGCTTCTCGCTGCGGGAGACGGCCGAGTACGTCGACTTCGTGGGCCCGCACGTGTACCGCTCGGACACCGACCGGCCGCGGCAGCACTACCGGGCCGCCTTCGAGTGCGAGCTGGCCTCGGTGACCGGACAGCCCGTCGTGCTGGAGGAGTTCGGGCTGTCCACCGACACGGTCTCGGCCGCCAACGCGGGAATCTTCTACCGGCAGACGCTGCACAACTCGCTGCTGGGCGGAGCGACCGGCTGGCTCGCCTGGAACAACACCGACTACGACGGCCTGTGGGACCAGTCCCCCTACGACCACCACCCCTTCGAGATGCACTTCGGCATCACCGACTCCACCGGGGCGCCCAAGGAGCCCCTGCGGGAACTGGCCGCCTTCGCGGGAGTGCTGAAGGCGGTGGACTTCCCCCGCTGCTCCCGGAGCGACGCGGACGCCGCCCTCGTCGTCCCCGCCTTCCTCGAACGGGGCTACCCCTACAGCCGTCCCGCCGACCGACCGCTCATCTTCACGTCCCTGCACCAGGGTTACGTCACCGCGCGCGCCGCCGACCTGCCGGTGGCGCTCACCCGCGAGGCCGACGGGATGCCGGGCGAGGCGTCGCTCTACCTGCTGCCCGCCACCCGGCAGCTCACCACCCGCACCCGCAGGGAGCTGGCCCGCCGGGCCGCCGAGGGCGCCACCGTGTACCTGTCGTTCTGCTCCGGCGAACACCCGGTCACCCGCGGTCCATGGTTCGACGACCTCGACGGGCTCTTCGGCGTGGAGCTGCAGTTGTCCTACGGCGTCGCCGAGCCGATCGAGGACGACGTGCTGGAGCTGACGTTCACCGAGGACTTCGGCGACCTGCGGGCCGGCGAGGTGCTGCGTTTCCCGGTGGCGGGGAACGAGGACAGCCGCGCCTACCTGCCCGTCGTACCGCGTGCGGGCCGGGTCGTCGCGGTGAACGCCCACGGGCGGCCTGCCCTGGTCGTCCACGAGACGGGGGTGGGCCGGACGGTGCTGTCCACCTATCCGCTGGAGCACATGGCGGCCCGCACGGCGCGTGTCAACCCCGACGTCACGCAGCGGCTCTACGGCGCGCTGGCACAGCTGGCGGGGGTGCGGCGACCGGTCACGGTCGCCGACCCGCACGTGTCGGCGGACGTCCTGGTCCACGCCGACGGCCGCCGTTTCGTGTGGCTGGTCAGCCAGAGTCCCGACCCGCTGGTGGTCCGTCCGGCCGCCGAGGGGAAGCTGCACGGCCTGGCCGACGGCGCCCCGGTGGAGGACGTGGCACTCGACGCGTACGGCGTGGCCGTGCTGGAGCTGCGATGA
- a CDS encoding ketopantoate reductase family protein has protein sequence MRIAVIGAGGVGGYFGARLAAAGNEVTFVARGGHLEAMRRSGLVVHSPLGELRTSPDSVVASISELGPTDLVLVAVKLWDTEAVAEELRTSAAHGAPVLSLQNGVHKDDVLRARLTDEQVLGGVCFISAFIEEPGVVRHNGPLQKVVLGPYRSGSTETGRAVLAAFRDAGIDAEGSDDIERAIWEKFVFLVGLSATTATVRQPVGVVRANERSRRLLYEVMAETVAVAQASGVRLDSGFAEDRLAFCDTLPAAMTSSMHNDLGKGNRLELPWLSGGVVDLADRLDVPVPRNRTVADILAPYVLGRPAGS, from the coding sequence ATGCGTATCGCGGTGATCGGGGCGGGCGGCGTCGGAGGCTACTTCGGGGCGCGGTTGGCCGCCGCGGGGAACGAGGTCACCTTCGTGGCCCGCGGCGGGCACCTGGAGGCAATGCGCCGGTCCGGACTGGTCGTCCACAGCCCCCTGGGGGAGCTGCGCACCTCGCCCGACTCCGTCGTGGCGAGCATCTCGGAGCTGGGTCCCACGGATCTGGTCCTGGTCGCCGTGAAGCTGTGGGACACCGAGGCCGTGGCCGAGGAGCTGCGGACCTCGGCGGCGCACGGGGCGCCGGTGCTGTCCCTGCAGAACGGCGTCCACAAGGACGACGTCCTGCGTGCCCGGCTGACGGACGAACAGGTCCTGGGCGGGGTCTGCTTCATCTCCGCGTTCATCGAGGAACCGGGAGTGGTCCGGCACAACGGCCCCTTGCAGAAGGTCGTGCTCGGCCCGTACCGGTCCGGCTCGACGGAGACCGGCCGGGCGGTGCTGGCCGCGTTCCGCGACGCCGGGATCGACGCGGAGGGCAGCGACGACATCGAGCGGGCGATCTGGGAGAAGTTCGTGTTCCTGGTGGGTCTGTCGGCCACCACGGCGACCGTCCGGCAGCCCGTGGGAGTCGTCCGCGCCAACGAGCGGAGCAGGCGCCTGCTGTACGAGGTCATGGCCGAGACGGTGGCCGTGGCGCAGGCGTCCGGGGTGCGGCTGGACAGCGGCTTCGCCGAGGACCGGCTCGCCTTCTGCGACACCCTTCCCGCGGCCATGACCTCCTCCATGCACAACGACCTGGGGAAGGGCAACCGCCTCGAACTGCCCTGGCTCAGCGGGGGAGTGGTGGACCTCGCCGACCGGCTGGACGTGCCCGTACCGCGCAACCGGACGGTGGCCGACATCCTCGCTCCGTACGTCCTCGGCCGGCCGGCCGGGTCGTGA
- a CDS encoding alpha/beta fold hydrolase, with amino-acid sequence MSVAVHHRTATVDGLDVFYREAGDPRAPAVVLLHGFPTSSHMFRGLIPKLADTYHVIAPDMIGFGYSAMPAVDAFDYGFDSLTDVTVGLLDQLGVERFAVYVQDYGAPVAWRIATRTPHRITAIVTQNGNGYTDGFVKDFWDGLFAYTDDPTPETEAPARAALSPEMVRWQYLNGVRDQSLVSPDTWSLDLALLDRPGNDAVQLTLFRDYPTNVGLYPRLQQYFRDTRVPLLAVWGANDEIFGPDGAHAFRRDLPDAEIHLLDTGHFALETHLEEITGHMRDFLARVGK; translated from the coding sequence ATGAGTGTCGCCGTGCACCACAGGACCGCCACCGTCGACGGCCTGGACGTCTTCTACCGGGAGGCCGGTGACCCGCGGGCACCGGCCGTCGTGCTGCTGCACGGCTTCCCGACCAGCAGCCACATGTTCCGCGGCCTGATCCCGAAGCTCGCGGACACCTACCACGTGATCGCACCCGACATGATCGGCTTCGGGTACTCGGCCATGCCCGCGGTCGACGCGTTCGACTACGGCTTCGACTCCCTCACGGACGTGACCGTCGGCCTGCTGGACCAGCTCGGGGTGGAGCGCTTCGCGGTGTACGTGCAGGACTACGGCGCCCCGGTGGCGTGGCGGATCGCCACCCGGACCCCGCACCGCATCACCGCGATCGTCACGCAGAACGGCAACGGCTACACCGACGGCTTCGTCAAGGACTTCTGGGACGGGCTGTTCGCCTACACCGACGACCCGACCCCCGAGACCGAGGCTCCCGCCCGGGCCGCGCTGAGCCCCGAGATGGTCCGCTGGCAGTACCTGAACGGGGTCCGCGACCAGAGCCTGGTCAGCCCCGACACCTGGTCCCTGGACCTGGCCCTGCTGGACCGGCCGGGCAACGACGCCGTCCAGCTCACGCTGTTCCGCGACTATCCGACCAACGTCGGCCTCTACCCCCGGCTCCAGCAGTACTTCCGCGACACCCGGGTGCCGCTGCTGGCCGTGTGGGGAGCGAACGACGAGATCTTCGGCCCCGACGGCGCCCACGCCTTCCGGCGCGACCTGCCCGACGCCGAGATCCACCTCCTCGACACCGGGCACTTCGCCCTGGAGACCCACCTGGAGGAGATCACCGGTCACATGCGGGACTTCCTCGCCCGGGTCGGGAAGTAG
- a CDS encoding ABC transporter substrate-binding protein, with product MRSSLTRRELLAAGSGLAAAAALPALSGCSSLASADSDPDTLVVHTQLGTTAPGSPTYLAAVDRFREENPGVKVKNLVNGDDLAQVYETSRLARKEADVVMVNLYDKTLAWTDVGATVDVRPYLDDWGLRGRVLPAALADWTDDEGRVRAFPYFATNWPVAYNRALLDRAGVDAIPSTGDQLIAAARKLRAKGIAPVTVGGNDWTGQKLLAQIIQTFLSQDEARHVYSTGDFGGRGARLGIEYFAHLRDAGVFADKAQGLTSDSMTTQFNTEEAAVQSAMSSALAKVPEKVAGHTEVGGWPLADGAAHDGPTVIRAYTLIGFWISPNGVRKIEQVEKFLRFMYRPDVVARFVTESGRDMALRTDAVSTGFPLVGAAQRLGSEVSQVLLPDVYVPPAAAQPLITATSTSFTRGTSPARVRAALESAYRSA from the coding sequence GTGCGCTCATCGCTGACACGGCGCGAACTGCTCGCCGCCGGTTCCGGTCTGGCCGCGGCCGCTGCCCTGCCCGCTCTGTCCGGCTGCTCGTCGCTGGCGTCGGCGGACTCCGACCCGGACACCCTCGTCGTCCACACCCAGCTCGGCACCACCGCGCCGGGCTCCCCCACGTATCTCGCGGCCGTGGACCGCTTCCGCGAGGAGAACCCGGGGGTGAAGGTCAAGAACCTCGTCAACGGCGACGACCTCGCCCAGGTCTACGAGACCTCACGGCTGGCCCGCAAGGAGGCCGACGTCGTGATGGTCAACCTGTACGACAAGACGCTGGCCTGGACGGACGTCGGCGCGACCGTCGACGTCCGGCCCTATCTCGACGACTGGGGGCTGCGCGGGCGCGTCCTGCCCGCCGCGCTGGCCGACTGGACGGACGACGAGGGCCGGGTCCGGGCCTTCCCCTACTTCGCCACCAACTGGCCCGTCGCCTACAACCGCGCCCTGCTCGACCGGGCCGGGGTCGACGCGATCCCCAGCACGGGGGACCAGCTGATCGCCGCGGCCCGCAAGCTCCGCGCCAAGGGCATCGCCCCGGTGACCGTGGGCGGCAACGACTGGACCGGCCAGAAGCTGCTGGCGCAGATCATCCAGACGTTCCTGTCCCAGGACGAGGCCCGGCACGTCTACTCCACGGGTGACTTCGGCGGGCGCGGCGCACGCCTGGGCATCGAGTACTTCGCGCACCTGCGCGACGCCGGTGTGTTCGCGGACAAGGCCCAGGGCCTCACCTCCGACTCGATGACCACGCAGTTCAACACCGAGGAGGCGGCCGTCCAGTCGGCGATGTCCTCCGCGCTGGCCAAGGTGCCCGAGAAGGTGGCCGGGCACACGGAGGTCGGCGGCTGGCCGCTGGCCGACGGGGCGGCGCACGACGGTCCCACCGTCATCCGCGCCTACACCCTCATCGGCTTCTGGATCAGCCCCAACGGCGTCCGCAAGATCGAGCAGGTCGAGAAGTTCCTGCGGTTCATGTACCGCCCGGACGTCGTGGCGCGGTTCGTGACGGAGAGCGGCCGGGACATGGCCCTGCGCACGGACGCCGTCTCCACCGGCTTCCCACTGGTCGGGGCGGCTCAGCGGCTGGGCTCCGAGGTGAGCCAGGTGCTGCTGCCCGACGTGTACGTGCCGCCCGCGGCCGCGCAGCCGCTGATCACCGCGACCTCTACCTCGTTCACCCGGGGCACCAGCCCGGCCCGGGTGCGCGCCGCCCTCGAGTCCGCGTACCGGTCCGCATGA
- a CDS encoding CGNR zinc finger domain-containing protein, with protein MTDRAAEDVLLELLNTTPVVRGSVSDALGTPAEGRAWARGRGGTGSDEEVALLVAVRDALQDVVRGRRDPACLGGFLQGVSRVPVIEDGGLRWVLQVPDAHRLAVEQVLTWAHVEEARPGRLKPCGNPECRRFLLDRSKPNSARWCSMAECGNRMKARRHYQRAKAPQA; from the coding sequence GTGACCGACAGGGCCGCGGAGGACGTCCTCCTGGAGCTGCTCAACACGACTCCCGTCGTACGGGGCTCGGTGAGCGACGCCCTGGGAACGCCCGCCGAAGGCCGCGCGTGGGCGCGTGGTCGCGGGGGCACCGGGTCGGACGAGGAGGTCGCCCTTCTGGTCGCCGTGCGCGACGCTCTCCAGGACGTCGTCCGGGGGCGGCGGGACCCCGCCTGCCTGGGCGGGTTCCTCCAGGGCGTCAGCAGGGTGCCGGTCATCGAGGACGGCGGGCTGCGATGGGTGCTTCAGGTCCCCGACGCGCACCGCCTGGCCGTCGAGCAGGTGCTGACCTGGGCGCACGTCGAGGAGGCCAGGCCGGGACGGCTCAAGCCGTGCGGCAACCCGGAGTGTCGGCGCTTCCTGCTGGACCGGAGCAAGCCCAACAGCGCCCGCTGGTGCTCCATGGCCGAGTGCGGGAACCGGATGAAGGCCCGGCGGCACTACCAGCGCGCCAAGGCGCCCCAGGCGTAG
- a CDS encoding siderophore-interacting protein — MAKVRRLTPQHPEMFRARVVRTRRVSPSMQRVTVTGPGLGGFPWLGYDHWFRLFLQLPHQRDLRLPEFTGSQWWQPYLAIPEDERPHCANYSVADYRRTAAELDIDFVVHRGPSGEVEGRAAIWACGARPGDALALLDQGILFDCPHDASEVTVVADETGLPATASIMRSLPEGTVGRLIQEIPTDADRRELNAPAGVAVSWVVRREGTSVPGAAALRELRRLTRADASGYAFVVGESTLATEGRRHLHRLGLPKERITFSGFWKHEAMAAA, encoded by the coding sequence ATGGCGAAGGTTCGGCGGCTCACGCCCCAGCATCCGGAGATGTTCCGCGCCCGCGTCGTGCGGACCCGGCGGGTCTCCCCGTCCATGCAGCGCGTCACGGTCACCGGGCCGGGGCTCGGCGGCTTTCCGTGGCTGGGATACGACCACTGGTTCCGCCTGTTCCTCCAGCTCCCCCACCAACGCGACCTGCGCCTGCCGGAGTTCACGGGCTCGCAGTGGTGGCAGCCGTACCTCGCCATCCCGGAGGACGAGCGGCCGCACTGCGCCAACTACTCGGTGGCCGACTACCGTCGCACGGCGGCCGAGCTGGACATCGACTTCGTCGTCCACCGCGGGCCCTCCGGCGAGGTCGAGGGCAGGGCCGCGATCTGGGCCTGCGGTGCCCGTCCCGGGGACGCACTCGCCCTGCTCGACCAGGGCATCCTCTTCGACTGCCCGCACGACGCCTCCGAGGTCACCGTGGTGGCCGACGAGACCGGGCTGCCCGCCACGGCGAGCATCATGCGTTCGCTCCCCGAGGGCACCGTGGGACGGCTCATCCAGGAGATCCCCACCGACGCCGACCGCCGCGAGCTGAACGCCCCGGCCGGGGTGGCGGTCTCCTGGGTGGTACGGCGGGAAGGCACCTCGGTCCCGGGTGCCGCCGCGCTCCGTGAGCTGCGCCGGCTGACCCGCGCCGACGCGTCGGGTTACGCCTTCGTCGTCGGCGAGTCGACCCTGGCCACCGAGGGACGCAGGCACCTGCACCGGCTGGGACTGCCGAAGGAGCGCATCACCTTCTCGGGCTTCTGGAAGCACGAGGCGATGGCGGCGGCCTGA
- a CDS encoding glycoside hydrolase family 3 N-terminal domain-containing protein, translated as MTLPRYRDPAAPVPDRVRDLLGRMTLAEKVGQVNQRMYGWDAYERAGQGHRLTDAFRAEVAAFDGMGALYGLQRADAWSGVGFADGLDARDGARTAAAVQRYVVDHSRLGIPVLLVEEMPHGHQALDGTVLPVNLAVGATWDPDLYADAVAGAAAELRARGAHIALVSALDLVRDPRWGRSEECFSEDPYLAARMTEALVEGARRAGVAVVLKHFAGQGATVGGRNSAATELGARELHEVHLAAARAGVAAGAAGVMAAYNEFDGLPCVANRYLLTDLLRAEWGFEGVVMADGTAVDRLVRLTGDPVRAGALALNAGCDLSLWDDSFAQLGEAVRRGLVPESVLDASVARVLTLKFRLGLFEQPSAPARSEAVDLPDPAELGERVARASVTLLAHGGGVLPLSRAVRRIAVLGPGADSVAQQIGDYTAPQRPGGGITVLAGIRAAVGPGTEVVHGRGCGLVGDDVSDVPAAVALAAGCDVAVLVLGGSSARSPDTVFDANGAAVTGSGTPSGMTCGEGVDLADLALPAGQRALLAAVSATGTPVVVVLVQGRPHALPELDAPAAAVVSAWYPGPRGGRAVAEVLFGDAEPRGRLPVSVPRSAAQLPVYYNGKDHRYRGYVDQSAGPSYAFGHGLSYTSVVYGAPRLSHARVGTRAPRLTCRVTVRNTGSRPAEETVQLYVRRLSGSSSWPRVRELRGFVRLSLAPGAQADAVFEVGPDTLASLGRDLRPVVEPGSVELETGPASDRTRGARLEITDSESKPT; from the coding sequence ATGACCCTCCCGCGCTACCGCGACCCGGCCGCGCCGGTGCCGGACCGGGTCCGTGACCTGCTGGGCCGCATGACGCTCGCGGAGAAGGTCGGCCAGGTCAACCAGCGCATGTACGGCTGGGACGCCTACGAGCGCGCCGGGCAGGGGCACCGCCTCACCGATGCCTTCCGCGCCGAGGTCGCCGCCTTCGACGGCATGGGCGCGCTGTACGGGTTGCAGCGGGCCGACGCCTGGTCCGGCGTCGGCTTCGCGGACGGCCTGGACGCACGGGACGGGGCGCGGACGGCGGCGGCCGTGCAGCGGTACGTCGTGGACCACAGCCGGCTGGGCATCCCCGTCCTGCTGGTCGAGGAGATGCCGCACGGCCACCAGGCGCTGGACGGGACGGTGCTGCCGGTGAACCTCGCGGTCGGCGCCACCTGGGATCCGGACCTGTACGCCGACGCGGTGGCCGGGGCGGCCGCCGAACTGCGGGCGCGCGGCGCGCACATCGCGCTGGTCTCGGCGCTCGACCTGGTGCGCGACCCGCGTTGGGGGCGCAGCGAGGAGTGCTTCTCGGAGGATCCGTACCTCGCCGCGCGGATGACCGAGGCGCTGGTCGAGGGTGCGCGGCGGGCGGGGGTGGCGGTGGTCCTCAAGCACTTCGCCGGGCAGGGCGCCACGGTCGGCGGCCGCAACAGCGCGGCGACCGAGCTGGGGGCGCGCGAGCTGCACGAGGTGCACCTGGCGGCGGCCCGGGCCGGGGTGGCCGCCGGTGCGGCCGGGGTGATGGCCGCCTACAACGAGTTCGACGGCCTGCCCTGCGTCGCGAACCGGTACCTGCTGACCGATCTGCTCCGTGCGGAGTGGGGCTTCGAGGGCGTCGTCATGGCGGACGGCACCGCGGTGGACCGCCTGGTGCGGCTGACCGGCGACCCGGTGCGGGCCGGGGCGCTGGCCCTGAACGCCGGGTGTGACCTGAGCCTGTGGGACGACTCCTTCGCCCAGCTGGGCGAGGCGGTGCGGCGGGGTCTGGTGCCGGAGTCGGTGCTGGACGCCTCGGTGGCGCGAGTCCTCACGCTGAAGTTCCGTCTCGGCCTGTTCGAACAGCCGTCGGCTCCGGCCAGGTCCGAGGCGGTGGATCTGCCGGACCCCGCCGAGCTGGGCGAGCGGGTGGCCCGTGCGTCGGTCACGCTGCTCGCCCATGGGGGCGGCGTCCTCCCCCTGTCCCGTGCGGTGCGGCGGATCGCCGTGCTCGGTCCGGGCGCCGACTCCGTGGCGCAGCAGATCGGCGACTACACGGCGCCGCAGCGGCCCGGTGGCGGGATCACCGTCCTGGCGGGCATCCGCGCGGCGGTCGGGCCGGGCACCGAGGTGGTGCACGGCCGGGGGTGCGGTCTGGTGGGTGACGACGTGTCGGACGTCCCGGCGGCCGTCGCGCTGGCGGCCGGCTGCGACGTGGCCGTGCTGGTGCTGGGGGGCTCCAGCGCCCGCTCCCCGGACACGGTCTTCGACGCGAACGGGGCGGCCGTCACCGGTTCCGGGACGCCGTCCGGCATGACGTGCGGTGAGGGGGTGGACCTGGCGGACCTGGCACTGCCGGCCGGGCAACGGGCCCTGCTGGCGGCGGTGTCGGCGACCGGGACCCCGGTCGTGGTGGTGCTGGTCCAGGGCCGGCCGCACGCCCTGCCCGAGCTGGACGCGCCCGCGGCGGCGGTGGTGAGTGCCTGGTATCCCGGGCCGCGGGGTGGGCGTGCGGTGGCCGAGGTGCTGTTCGGCGACGCGGAACCCCGCGGGCGGCTGCCGGTCTCCGTGCCCCGGTCGGCCGCCCAACTGCCCGTCTACTACAACGGGAAGGACCACCGCTACCGCGGATACGTCGACCAGAGTGCCGGGCCGTCGTATGCCTTCGGGCACGGTCTGTCGTACACGAGCGTCGTGTACGGGGCACCGCGCCTGTCGCACGCCCGGGTCGGCACCCGCGCGCCGCGCCTGACCTGCCGGGTCACGGTCCGCAACACGGGGTCCCGGCCCGCCGAGGAGACGGTCCAGCTCTACGTGCGTCGCCTGTCCGGGAGCTCGTCCTGGCCGCGCGTGCGCGAGCTGCGGGGCTTCGTCCGCCTGAGCCTCGCGCCCGGTGCGCAGGCCGACGCGGTCTTCGAGGTGGGCCCGGACACGCTGGCCTCGCTGGGGCGGGACCTCCGCCCGGTGGTGGAGCCGGGGTCGGTCGAGCTGGAGACGGGCCCGGCGTCCGACCGGACCCGCGGCGCACGGCTGGAGATCACGGACTCGGAATCGAAGCCAACTTAG
- a CDS encoding LacI family DNA-binding transcriptional regulator yields the protein MSVSTERAARRPTIKAVAAAAGVSTAAVSQAFNNKGRLSEATRRRILDAALELGWSPSASAAALRNARTRSLALVVRRPTDVLGSDPHFSELITGIEGELAPRGYGLLLHLVSGHREENALYERLAAEGRVDGAVLTDARDDDARPALLARLGLPAVLLGSPDDTAVVPRVGLRDQGAGITEAVAHLLGLGHRRVAYVSGPPELQHTRVRRAAFEGALREAGLRPFAVLPTDFSERRAVGATEALLDSADRPTAIVYANDSMAVCGIGTAQRAGLAVPRDVSVVGYDNLPLGSWLHPRLTTVDQQVQRVGAAAARMLLALCGEEVEDTALAERPRLVVRESTGPAPT from the coding sequence GTGAGCGTCTCCACCGAGCGGGCCGCACGCCGGCCCACGATCAAGGCGGTCGCGGCGGCGGCCGGGGTGTCGACGGCCGCCGTGTCCCAGGCCTTCAACAACAAGGGCCGGCTCTCCGAGGCGACCCGCCGCCGGATCCTGGACGCCGCGCTGGAGCTGGGCTGGTCGCCCAGTGCCTCCGCCGCGGCCCTGCGCAACGCGCGCACCCGCAGCCTCGCCCTGGTGGTCCGGCGCCCCACGGACGTGCTGGGCTCCGACCCGCACTTCAGCGAGCTGATCACCGGCATAGAGGGCGAGTTGGCGCCGCGCGGCTACGGACTGCTGCTGCACCTGGTCAGCGGTCACCGCGAGGAGAACGCGCTGTACGAGCGGCTCGCGGCCGAGGGCCGGGTGGACGGCGCCGTGCTCACCGACGCCCGCGACGACGACGCCCGTCCCGCGCTGCTCGCCCGGCTCGGACTTCCCGCGGTGCTGCTCGGATCGCCCGACGACACGGCCGTCGTCCCGCGCGTCGGACTGCGCGACCAGGGCGCGGGGATCACCGAGGCCGTCGCGCACCTGCTGGGTCTCGGCCACCGGCGCGTCGCCTACGTCAGCGGGCCGCCCGAACTCCAGCACACGCGTGTGCGCAGGGCGGCCTTCGAGGGCGCCCTGCGCGAGGCGGGCCTGCGCCCGTTCGCGGTGCTGCCCACCGACTTCAGCGAGCGGCGCGCCGTCGGTGCCACCGAGGCGCTCCTGGACTCCGCCGACCGGCCCACCGCGATCGTGTACGCCAACGACTCGATGGCGGTCTGCGGCATCGGCACCGCGCAGCGCGCCGGACTGGCCGTTCCCCGGGACGTGTCCGTCGTCGGCTACGACAACCTGCCGCTCGGTTCCTGGCTCCATCCCCGGCTGACCACGGTCGACCAGCAGGTGCAGCGGGTGGGCGCGGCGGCCGCGCGCATGCTGCTCGCCCTGTGCGGCGAGGAGGTCGAGGACACCGCTCTCGCCGAACGGCCGCGCCTGGTCGTACGCGAGTCCACGGGGCCCGCCCCCACCTGA
- a CDS encoding carbohydrate ABC transporter permease, producing MKLGKRWLPAHILVWTYAVLLVVPLYYFLASAFKSNDEIFAHPFAPPSSLGLGNFRTAFESADLGLAVVNSALVTVFSLALTLLLAIPASFALARSTGRLAGVVEKVFSLGFLIPTFAALFPTFLLAAATGLFHTRIFMVLFLPATALPLSVVILVQFMRTIPPEMEEAARLDGASTFAVLRHVYTPMCLPGIATVLLLNFLTFWNEYLYSLVIIGPDPAQRTVQVALPTLKSITGTDYGVLTAGTVLTLVPVWLVYTLLQKRMQQALVSGAVKM from the coding sequence ATGAAGCTCGGCAAGCGCTGGCTCCCGGCCCACATCCTGGTGTGGACGTACGCGGTACTGCTCGTCGTCCCGCTGTACTACTTCCTCGCCTCGGCGTTCAAGTCGAACGACGAGATCTTCGCGCACCCCTTCGCGCCGCCGTCCTCCCTGGGGCTGGGCAACTTCCGGACCGCGTTCGAGAGCGCCGACCTCGGGCTCGCGGTCGTCAACTCGGCGCTGGTGACGGTCTTCTCGCTGGCGCTGACCCTGCTGCTGGCGATCCCGGCCTCGTTCGCGCTGGCGCGTTCGACCGGGCGGCTGGCGGGCGTGGTCGAGAAGGTCTTCTCGCTGGGCTTCCTGATCCCGACGTTCGCGGCGCTCTTCCCCACCTTCCTGCTCGCGGCGGCCACGGGGCTGTTCCACACCCGGATCTTCATGGTGCTGTTCCTGCCCGCGACGGCGCTGCCGCTGTCGGTGGTGATCCTGGTGCAGTTCATGCGCACCATCCCGCCGGAGATGGAGGAGGCCGCCCGGCTGGACGGGGCGTCCACCTTCGCGGTGCTGCGGCACGTGTACACGCCGATGTGCCTGCCGGGCATCGCCACGGTGCTGCTGCTGAACTTCCTGACCTTCTGGAACGAGTACCTGTACTCGCTGGTCATCATCGGACCGGACCCGGCGCAGCGCACGGTCCAGGTGGCCCTGCCCACGCTGAAGTCGATCACCGGCACGGACTACGGCGTGCTGACGGCGGGCACGGTACTGACACTGGTGCCGGTGTGGCTCGTCTACACCCTGCTCCAGAAGCGCATGCAGCAGGCCCTGGTCAGCGGGGCGGTGAAGATGTGA